The Candidatus Paceibacterota bacterium sequence AAAAAATCTTTGCAATCATCCGTTCATCGGTTGAGCGCTATGGATACCAGGAGTACAACGCTTCCCCACTTGAATCTACAGAACTATATCTTTCAAAGACGAGTGATGAGATTGTAAACGAACAAACATATACATTTATCGACCGAGGTGATCGTAGTGTCACACTCCGACCAGAAATGACACCGACAGTTTCTCGAATGGTTGCAGCAAAAATGAAAGCACTTTCATACCCTATTCGTTGGTACTCAATTCCAAATGTTTTTCGATATGAAAAACCACAGCGTGGTCGCCTTCGAGAGCACTACCAATTAAACGTTGACCTCTTTGGTATGGAAGGGATCGAGGCTGACACAGAAATTGTGCAACTTGCATCATTTATCCTCACTTCTTTTGGAGCGAAGGAGTCTGATTTCGTAATCAAGCTCAATTCACGATCACTCATGAATGCGTTGTTTAGCGATCTAGGATTAACTCCTGACAAGCAAAAATCAGTTATCCGCTTGATTGATAAAATCAAAAAAATCAGTAAGGAAGATGTACAAACCGAACTCAATTCAATTTGTGACACTAGTAAGCAACAAGAAGCAATCAAACAGTTTATTGCTGGAAACATTATTTCAACTAATGAAGCCGTACAAAACGCAAAACAGGAACTAGACTCATTCATTGAAAACCTTGCAAAGATAGGTATTACAAATGCAGAAATTGATCTGACTCTCGCACGTGGTTTTGATTACTACACCGGTATTGTCTTTGAAGTCTTTGACACAGATCCAAAAAATAACCGATCACTCTTCGGTGGCGGTAGATACGATGGACTTACAACACTCTTTGGAGAAAAAGCACTTCCTGCTGTTGGATTTGGGATGGGCGACGTGACACTTCAAGATTTTCTTGAGGCGCGTTCAATTACACCAAAAACTGAACCTGCGGCTGATATCTACATTTGCCGAGCTGGAATTTCGTTTGAACAAGCAAGTATTGTTGCTGATGACTTACGTCGGACTGGCATTCGAGTACTTGTTGACCTTTCTACAAAAAAGATTGGAGACCAGATTAGCAAGGCATCAAAAGAAAACATTCCGTATGTGCTTGTTATAGGCGAAAACGAGCTACAAAATAAGGCATTTGAACTCAAGAACCTTGCTGATGGTTCAGTGACTACAGGCTCTATAACTGAGATTGTTGAACAATTCAACGATCGTACCGTATAATCGCCACATGCGATTCGTAGTATTCGACCTAGAAACCAAAAATATATTCTCTGACGTAGGCACATCTGACCCTACACTTCTAGACCTATCTATAGCTGGAGCATATGACTCTGAGACAGATAAGTACTATACCTTTCTTGAATCAGAGCTATATAAGTTGTGGCCAATGATCGAGAAAGCCGACCTTTTGATTGGATACAATTCTGATCATTTCGATATCCCCCTCCTTAATAAATATTATCCTGGAGACTTGTATCAAATTCGAAGTTTAGACTTACTTAAAGAAATCCGAGCGTCTCTTGGACGACGTATTAAACTTGATCAAGTAGCTGAAGGAACACTCAAAGAAAAAAAGAGCGGTAACGGGCTTGAAGCTGTTGAGTGGTGGAGAACTGGAGAAATAGATAAAATTCGCGAGTATTGTATCAAGGATGTTGAGATTACAAAGAAAATTTATGAGTACGCACTCAAGCACAATAAGCTTCGTTTTGCAGAAGGCGGCAAAGTCACGTCAATTCCACTCGATACTTCAAAATGGCTCGAAGAAACTTCTTCCCCACTGACACATACACTTCCATTCTAGATATACCTCAATGGTATACTTGTGCGTATGGAACCAAACAATAATTCAAACATGTACGGCCCGCAGAGTGGAGCGCAGCCGCAACAGTATTCACAAATACCACCACAAAAAAAACCAATATTATCTATACCAGTTGCAATCCTTATTGGTATGGCACTTATTGCAGGTGCAATCATTTTTAAAGATATATGGTTTAACAAGGGAAACACTGTAGAAAACGACCCCCTTGCTCAAAACAATATCGAAATCAAGGATGTTACGGAGGATGATCACATTCTAGGTGACCCAAATGCTGATGTTATCCTTATCGAATACTCAGACTTTGAGTGTCCTTACTGTAAGCAATACCACCCCACTCTTAAGCGAATTATTGACGAATATGGTCCTTCAGGAAAAGTTGCATGGGTATACCGACATTTTCCACTCTATAAAGGTAACGAATCTAACCCACCACTTCACGCCAACGCTGGAAAACAAGCTGAAGCAAGTGAATGTGTAGCAGAAATTGGAGGAAACGCTGCGTTCTGGAAATTCACTGACCGACTGTATGAAGTCACACCAGGAAACAACCGTTTTGATATGAGTACAATCGGTGAAATCGCTGCATATGCTGGAGTTGATAAAACAACATTCCAAACATGTTTAGACAGCGGTAAATATGCAGAAAAAGTTTCAGAAGACTACTTTGCTGCAATCGCTGCGGGTGCACAAGGAACACCATACACTGTTCTTATAAAGACACGAACAGGTGAACCTCTCGTTCTTGATGCAGGTGCAGTTCCCTATCCTAACCTTAAGGGAATCATCGACGCATTTATTGCTAAATAATTCTCTCGTTTAGTAACAAAAAACCCGGGCGTAACCCGGGTTTTTTGTTTATGTAGTAGTTTGAGCAATGGCGTCAGCGAGACTACAATGCTCGCAGTCTTTTTTTCCACATCGTGAACCAACATATGCACCTGAAAGAATAGCTTGTGAAGTCTGTCTGATCTCTTCTTCAACTTTTGATACGTCTTCTTTAGTAAGTACACACTCAACCCGTGAGAGTCTGTTCTTTTCGTCCGGTTGCACAAAATCAATGACTCCAATTGTTACAGGGGTATCACTATGTGTTATATCTTTTGAAAGGAGGAGTTTATAAAAAGCTAACTGTCTAAACATGGAACCAGTTGAATCAGCAGTATTTCCAAGCACGTAATTTCTACTCCTATGTTTTCCTGTCTTGTAGTCCACAACAGCCAACTCACCACCCATTCGTTCAATGCGGTCAATTATTCCACAAAGTTCAATGTACCTTCCCTCAACGTTCATTCGAATGTCCTTAAGTGAATACTCAAGTGCAATGACTGACGAAGGATCTAATTCTGATGTGAGTGTGTACTCCGATAGTGCAATCCTTCCCTCTTCCTTAAATCGTTCTTCATCAGCAAGTGAGATTGGTTCACGACGTAATGCTTGGAGAAACGCTTGATACGCTCCCTCAGATCCTACCTCCTCACCTTTCATTTTCTTTCGAAGCCAGTGCTCGAGCGCAGCATGCATAGCCGTACCAAAAGATAAATGTGCTGGTTGAATAAACGGCACACGAAGTGCATTCATGAACACATACTTCCACGGACACTCGATATAGTTATTAAGCGCTGTAACCGTGAGTCCTTGCTCGATAAAAGCATTCTCTACAGCAAGTACCACTTGTTCTAATCGTCCTTCTTGCATGCGTCCTTTAGGTAGGTTTTCCACTTTTGGAATATCTATAACAGCGTCCCCCACTCGAAGTTCAATACGCAATAGTCCTCGGTACATTGTTGCTTCACGACCCGACATATCTACATCGTGGTATGAAACATATACCGAACTACGGGCACGAGTTACCGCAACGTAAAACAACCTTAATTCATCTAATGTTTCCGCTGATTCATCAGAAAGTGTTCCATCAGCAAGGCTTGCTGACTTTGAGATAAGTCCAGCTTGAGGAATGTGGAAAAGTGACCCTCTGTTTCCTCGTGCCCACGTAGACTCGGTCGCACTTGGAATAAAGACACGATCAAATTCAAGACCCTTTGAACGGTGTGCAGTAAGGATATACACCCCAGGGAGTGTAAAGTCATCAATACTTTCGCCCACAGAGATTCGCACTTCATTTGTCTTCATGCGCTCTAGTCGCTCTACAAAATCAGCGAGCATAGCCCCTCGATTCCTGATAGTTGTTTTTTGAGCTTCTTTTACAAGTACTCGAAGTACTAGGTCGAGTGATGATTGCATACCAACACGAACAATAGACTCATAGACACCACAGGCGGTAAATATTGATCCAAGTGCTTCAACTAACGGCTGTTCACGTCCAGCAAGTACTGCTTCGTGGAATTTTCCATATGCTTTTCCGTGACGCTCTTGTAGAATTTCTGAGATTGAGCGTTTTTCTTTTTTCGCGGACGTCAATACTTTTAGCGCGTCACTTAGTTCTATGGGCAATAATCCATAGAGCAATACTTCTGCAAGATATGTATCTTCTTCTGGTGATCGAACTGCATTAAGGAGGGTCGCGAGGCGCTTCCCTTCAACGTGTTCAAAAAAACTTGAGTCGGCGGTAGATTTAACATAGATAGACTCTTTTTGTAAGAATTGTGCATATGCTGCTGCGGTACTGTTATCTCGAACAATTATTGCAATGGTCTCATCAGCGTTAGTCTCTTGGATTTTAAGTATTTCACCTCTAACCCAATGCATTTCATCTGACTCAGTTACTGCGTGAGCAATATGAACATGACTACCAATGTTTTCTGAGCCTTCAAGTTTCATGCGAGGAATAGCATGGTGCATTCCAGTCTCGCCAATCAATGTATGTGCATTATCAAGAATATGTTGTTTTGATCGGTAGTTTTTTGCGAGAGAAATAATTTTTACATCTCGATACGCTTCTGGAAGCATCATAAAGTTTTGGATCGATGCACCCTGGAAACGATAAATGGCTTGCTTTTCATCACCCACAACAAAAATATTAGGTGCTTCGTGAAAATCAGCAACATGCTTTATCAACTGGTTTTGTGCAGCATTTGTATCTTGGTGCTCATCGACAAGAATATATAAGTATCTTTCTTGAATAACTCGTTTGATGTACTCGTGAGTCTCAAGTGCTTTATTTGCTGACACAAGCATGTCGTCAAAGTCATATAACTTTTCTGCCCTCATGCCAGCTTCATATCCTTCATACGCAGCAAGCAGTGCTTTGTTTCGCTCAATCTTTTCTACATACTCAGCAAATGCAGCCTTAATCTTTCCCTTATGAGCTCCTTTATCATGCACCTTATCTGGCTGCGCGTCGTACCATACAACCTGATTCTCAATAATTTGCTTGAGTGTTGCGGGTGTTATGTTTTCACGTTTCAAAGAACTTATGGCAACTAGAATTTTTCTGACATGTGCATATGGTGCAGCATGCGGTCGCAAGTCTTCAGCATCCTTGCGCGAATCCAGTGCTTTTTCTACAATCGCTAACCGTTCAGTTTCTTCTGCTGCTGATCCTTCACCAAACTCTGGAAAGGCCTCAGGAAATTCTTGGATGATTGCATTGGCAAATGCATGAAACGTTGTAATCGAAACCTTGTATGCAGTTTCACCCATAATACCCAACAGTCGCTTTCTCATTGAAGAGACAGCAGATTCACTGAAAGCAATAGCCAATACTGCTTCAGGAGGAGTGTCCGTTTTAAGGAGGATATTGGCGATACGCATTGCTAATATCTGCGTCTTACCTGTACCAGGTCCTGCAATGACCACAACTGGTCCCTCAATGGCATCAACCGCCTTACGCTGCTCAGTATTTAGTCGTGCGTACGCCTGGTCAAAGGTGGTGGTGGAGATGGCTTTCATATGGTGATTTTACTATATAAAAAAGCCCTGGGTTGTGCCTGAGCATTGCATCCCTCAACCATCGGCCGAGATACAAATTTCACAACACTTCTCCAGAGCTCACTGTGTATACGGTCACAGGCACCGTCCACGGCAACTAATCGCGGAAAAACTTACGACGCAATGTGTAAGTTGTCAAAGGGATATATGGTCGGCCAATGCTGATGTGCGGGCCGAATCCCTGTGATATGTGCAAGACGCGCCAAAAGTCGTCTTGATGTTCGATAGGGGCGTACCTCCCTATCTGACTGTAAGCAGAACGCCTAAATAGGAGCACCTTGTTTCCTGAGACCAGCCGAAATTGGTGACAGCAAAATACTCGAACCAGGTTACTGCTCTCGGTACTATAACAAAAAGTGAGAACTAGAAATAGTTCTTAAGCTTATTAATCTTTTCGTGCTGACGAATCTTTTCGTGCGCTTTTGCTTCAATTTGGCGGATACGTTCACGTGTTACACCGAACTTTCTTCCCACCTCTTCAAGTGTGTGCTGGATTCCATCTTTGATACCGTGACGGAGTTCCAGGATCTCTCGTTCTTTCTCAGGAAGATCGTTGAGGATTTCTCGAACTTGGTCACTCATAATACGGCGAGATGATTCTTGATCAGGAGAAAGAATCTTATCATCTGAAATAAAGTCTCCAAGTGTAGACTTTTCATCATCAGCATCTCCAACCGGACTTTCTAGTGAGACAGTATTCTGGTCAATCTTTTCAATGGTGTAGATCTTTTCTACTTCAAGACCCATTTCGTTTGCGATTTCTTCTGGGTGAGGATCGCGGCCAAGGTCTTGTGAAAGACGTCGGTATACCTGCTTATACTTAGCAATTGTTTCAACCATGTGCACAGGAACACGAATTGTTCGTGACTGGTCAGCAAGCGCACGAGTAATAGCCTGGCGAATCCACCATGTAGCATATGTTGAGAATTTGTATCCCTTCTTCCAATCGAACTTATCTACCGCTTTAAATAGTCCTAGGTTTCCTTCTTGGATAAGGTCAAGGAGTGTAAGGTCAGGGCTTCGTCCAACATACTTTTTTGCAATAGAAACCACGAGACGTAGGTTCGCACGTGCAAGGAGATTCTTTGCTTCTGCTTCACCCTTTTCAATTCTTTGCGCAAGACCTCGTTCTTCTGCTGCGGAAATAAGTGGGTACTGACCAATTTCCTTAAGGTACATTTGGATTGAGTCCTGTGAGTCTGATGCTCTACCATCAACTGCTTTTTTTCCACTCTTTTCTTCTACCGCGAAATCAAGAAGACCACCCCCTTCTAAAATATCAATACCCGCTCCAGCAAGCTTTGAATAAAAATCATCTAGGAAAACAATATCGTTTTCGATAGTTGGAAATTCTTTAAGAATTTCATCATACGTAACAAATCCTCGCTCCTTACCTTTAGCAATAAGTCGGTCAGACTTTGTTTCAAATTCCTTTGCACTTGTCTTTTTTGAACGAGGTTCTTTCTTAGTAACCTTCTGTTTTACAGCAGGTTTAGTGTTCTTTTTTACAGGTGCAGCTTTCTTCGCAACCGGTTTTGCCTTTTTAGGACCCTTGGGTGTAGAGAGTTTCTTTTTTTTCATAGGTGCGGTGATTATACTTTTTTATTAGTGCCATGCAACTCCGCGGTAAGACGTTTGATACGCTCGAGCTCACGTGCAGATTCTTCCTGCTTTCCAGCGAATTCTGCTTTTTTTAACATTGATAATGATTCTGCTAACTCGTGCTTGAGTTCTTCTGTTTTAAAATTTTCCCAAAGATCAGCTACAAATTCTTTTTGGTGGGTACTTCCTGACAGGAGTACTTCACCTTGGAAAAGCATTTCTTCAGTTGGCGATTCCACGGTTGAAAGAACAGCATGTGCAACATCATCCTTTGAAAGAGACGTCATAAATTCATGAATGCGTGATTCGTATTCTTTTACCAATGTCTCATGTTCAGGTTTGGTTGCAAGCCATGCCATTCCTGAAATGAAGTTACTCTTCACAATTTCAAGCCTGCCAGTCTGCTCTTTTTTTAGAGGCAGATTGCTTTCTTCTCCTCCTAATGAACTGGCATTTCTCGCAAGATTCTCAACTGCATGATCAAGAGATTCACGTAATCGGTGGTCCGCAATACCAGTTCTTCCTGAAACTATCCTCATGTATTTATCCTGTTGTATTGGACTTAACACCGAAGCGATAAGCGGCATCAGATGCTCTTCAAGGACAGATAGTTTTTTCTTTTCTTCTTTCTCTGCTTCCCATACATCGAGAACAAAATCTACAACATGTCGTGGGTTTGAGATTAACAAGTGCCACAAGTCTGGATCTTTAAGCACGAGGTCAGCTGGATCTTGCCCTCCTTGCAAAAGTACTGCATACACATCAAGTCCAGCGGACGCTGCAAGTCGTGCCGCTTTTAATGCAGCATTTTTTCCAGCTTCATCTCCGTCATATGCAAGGATAATTTTATCTGCGTATCTTCGGATGAGTTTTGCATGCTCAAGAGTGATTGCTGTACCAGATGTTGCAACAGCAGTTTTAACTCCTGATGTGTGAGAGAGAATCAGATCAAACTGTCCCTCAACGAGAACAGCTGTCCTGTCTTTACGCATTGCATCTTTTGCCTTATCCAACCCATAGAGAAAGTATGATTTCTTAAAGAGCTCTGTTTCTGGGCTATTTAAGTATTTCGCATCCTGACTTCCGGGCTTTGCTGCTTCACCAAATATTCTTCCAGAAAATCCAACAGTTCGTCCTGTTGGATCCAAGAGTGGGAACATGATACGTGAACGGAAACGATCATAAAATCCTGGTCCTTTTTCTGATGACTTGATGAGTCCTGCTTTTACTAACATCTCAGAAGACGTTCCACTTTTTCTTGTAGCTGTATATAACATGTCCCATCCTTCCGGAGCAAAACCGATACGCCATTCATTAATGACTTCATCGGTGATTCCACGAGAATGTAGGTATGCTAATGCTTCCGAATTTTCCTTTAGGTGCTTCTCGTAGAACTTCGTTGCACGCTCTAAGATGTCATAAAGAGTTTCTTTTTCTTGTTTTCCCACAGCATCATGCGGTTGGTGGGTTAATTCAACACCAGCTTTATCAGCAAGCATCTTAAGTGCTCCACGAAAGTCTAGACGTTCAAATTCTTGCACGAACGTGAGAATGTCACCCTTTGCACCACAACCAAAACAATAATATGTTCCTCGGTCAGGTGAGACGTAAAAGGACGGTGTCTTTTCAGAATGAAAGGGACACTTTCCCTTAAATTGCCCACCAACTTTCGCCAATTTTACGTACCAACTAACAACTTCTTCAACTGCTAGTTTTTCTTTTATGCGTTCAATATCAGAGGCCATTGATTATGGTGATTATACGTCCCCCTTTATACCAACCTTCCGATGAAGGTTTTTCTAAGAACACTCAAATTATCCTTGTGGTTCAGATGCTGCCTGCTCTGCAATTGTCTGCTGTAGTGCAGCTTTCTCTGCTGCCTTTTGAGCGAGTTCACCTTGTAACTTACCAATGATTCCTGCTTTATTGCTTCCCTTATAACCTGTTCCCGCTGGAATCAAGCGACCGATAATAACGTTTTCCATGAGACCCTTAAGTGTATCTCGTGATCCCTTAACAGCACTCTGGATAAGTACACGGTTCGTGTATTGGAAAGATGCTGCTGCAAGGAAGCTCTTTCTTGTAAGGGACACTTCTGTGATTCCCATAACAATATCTGCTGCCTTTGCTGGCTCTGTTCCTCTTTCCTTTGCCATTTTGTTTTCAAGCTCAAACTCAGAAACTTCTACAGTTTCACCAACTGTAAATGGTGTTGAACCTGGATCAGTGATCTGTGCTCGTGAGAACATTTGTCGAACGATAACTTCAATATGCTTTCTTGAAATTGTTTCTCCTTGAAGGTCGTACGGCTTTGTAACCTCAGTGATGATGTAATGCTGAGCTTTTTCTCGGCCACCATACTGAAAGATTTCATCGATAGATGCGGGACCGTCAGTAAGGATTTCTCCCTTTGTAACTGAATCTCCAACCTTAACGAAGATTGTTCGACCAGTTGCAACTGGATATTCTGTATCAGATGCCTTCACCTTCTTTCGGCTCTTTGTCTTTACGTTTGCCTCCTTCTCGTGTGCTTCAGGAAGTACGACAATCGTTCGCTCCTTGCCTTCTTCGCGGATCTCCGTGACTACTCCGTCAACGTGAGAGACGACGGCAGGGTTCTTTGAATTGCGCTTCTCGAAGATTTCTTCAACACGTGGAAGACCTTGTGTAATGTCTCCGCTTGCTGATGCAGCTCCTCCGGCATGAAAGGTACGCATTGTAAGCTGTGTTCCTGGTTCACCGATAGCTTGTGCGGCAACTGTACCCACTGCTTCACCGACTTCAACGAGCTTTTCTCGTCCAAGATCAACTCCGTAACAACGAGCACAGAGTCCTGTAACTGCTTCACAGGCAATTGGTGATCGCACTGTTACTTGGTCAGTTCCTGACTTTTCAATTCGCTCTGCATCATCCTTTGATACAAGGTGTCCACGCTTGAACACAAGCTTACCTTCAGTGTCCATAACATCCTCAGCGAGGATTCTTCCACGAACACTCTTTTGAAGTGTATTCATACCGATAGCGCTCTTTTCACGCTTAAGGATGATTCCACCCTTAGTTCCACAATCGTCTTCAGCAATGATGACGTCTTGCGCAACAACGAAGAGCTTACGTGTAAGATATCCAGCCTTAGCTGTGTTAAGAGCGGTGTCGGTTAGACCCTTACGTGATCCGTGAGTTGTAATGAAGTATTCAATCGGTGAAAGTCCTTCCTTTGAGTTCGAGAGAATTGGGAACTCGAGCACTTCTCCCTTTGTTGAGGCGATAAGTCCTTTCATTCCGGCCATCATCGTAATCTGTGAGTACGAACCTCGAGCACCTGACTTCACCATATCTGAGATTGATCCATCCTTTTCAAGTGCATCAGGAATCATCTTTTCAACTTGGTTCTTTGCGTCATACCAGACTTCAAGAATCTTACGGTGCTTTTCATCTTGTGAAAGAAGACCCGCATCGAATTGCTGGATGATGATATCTGCCTTTGCCTGAGAAGCCTTGATGACTTCACCACGCTTTTCAGGGATTTTTACATCATCAATACCCCATGTCACACCTGACATTGTTACGTATTTGAATCCGAAGGCCTTAATTCTGTCGAGAATTTCAGGAACTTGGTTAATTCCGTATCGCTGGATGAGGTCATCTACAATTGCAGGGATCTTTCCTTTTCCAATTTCCTGGTTGTTGAATGGGTAATCAACTGGAAGCACATTGTTGAAGAGAATTCGTCCAACTGTTGTCTCGAAAATCTTTCCTTCAAATGCAGCATATTTTGAACTGTCTGCTGGAGGCATGACCTTGATCTTTGCTCTAATGCCGATTGTGTTGAAGTTGTATGCAAGGATCGCTTCTTGAGGACTTGCGAAGATTTTATCTTCACCCTTTTCACCTGAAACAACCTTTGTCATCCAATATACTCCAAGTGCAATGTCCAAAAGCTTTGCAGAAACTGTTGGGTCTCCGCTTCCTGGCTTAAGAATGTTTCGGTCTGCTGCCATGATTTCACGTGCTTCAAGCTGAGCTTCAGCTGAAAGTGGAACGTGAACGGCCATCTGGTCTCCGTCGAAGTCAGCGTTAAAGGCAGTACATACCATTGGGTGTACTTGAATAGCATTTCCTTCGATGAGTACTGGCTGGAAGGCCTGGATACCAAGACGGTGAAGTGTAGGAGCACGGTTAAGTAGTACGTACTTCTCCTTAATTACATCTTCAAGAATTGCCCATACTTCAGGCACACCATCTTCGATAAGCTTTGTTGCTCCACGAATGTTAAACGCCAATTCCTTTTGGAGGATTTGTGAGATAACGAATGGCTTAAAGAGTTCAAGTGCCATGTGCTTTGGAAGACCACACTGGCTGAGCTTGAGGTTAGGACCCACAACGATAACTGATCGTCCTGAGTAGTCTACGCGCTTTCCAAGCAAGTTCTGACGGAAGAGACCACGCTTTGACTTAAGGTTGTCAGCGAGTGACTTAAGTTGTCGGCGCTGTACGAGTGATGATCCTGCTGTTGAGCTACCTTGTCGAACTGAGTTGTCGATAAGGGCATCTACTGCTTCTTGAAGGATTCGCTTTTCATTTCGAAGAATAACTTCAGGCGCACCGATTTCCATCAACTTCTTCAATCGATTGTTACGGTTAATAACACGTCGGTAGAGGTCATTAACGTCTGATGTTGCATATCGTCCTCCATCAAGCGCAACCATTGGTCGAAGACCTGGTGGAATAATTGGAATACGTGTAAGAAACATCCATTCTGGGCGGATGCCTGACTTAAGCATTGAACGAGTAAGAGAAAGTCGCTTGTTTAGCTTTTCTGATTCTGCTGCCGTTGCGTCTTCAAGTCGCTTTTCTAACTTCTCAACAAGTGTCTTGAGATCAAGATTTTTAAGAAGTGTGTAGATTGCTTCAGCTCCGATGCTTGATTCAAAAATAGTTCCGTACTTAACTGCAAATGCATGGTACTGAACTTCATCAAGAACAACTCCTTCCTGGATGCTTTCAACATCTTTCTTTGCTGATGTAAGAAGTTCCTTAAGAGCTTCTTTGCTCTTTTCATCTTGGAGTGTTGCCACCTTTGATCGGTACTCAGAATCGATATCACGGAGTACGCGAGCACGTTCCTGGTCGTGTACTTTTGTAACGATATATCCTGCGAAGTAAATTACTCGCTCAAGATCGCCCAAGCTCATTCCAAGAACCTGTCCAAGTCGTGACGGAACTGTTCTAAGGAACCAGATGTGCGAAACTGGTGTTGCAAGATCAACGTGACCCATGCGCTCACGGCGAACGATTGATCGCGTGATTTCAACTCCACATTTTTCACAAACAATACCGCGGTATCGGTTACCTTTGTATTTTCCACAGTAACATTCGAAGTCCTTATCAGGACCAAAAATCTTTTCGTCGAAAAGACCATGCTTTTCACTTCGCTGTGTTCGGTAGTTGATTGTTTCAGGCTTTGTCACTTCTCCGTATGACCATTCCTTGATTCTCTCAGGTGAGGCAAGCTTAAGAAGAATATCCGTAAACTCCGGAGTAGGTGCGCGCTTTCTAAATGTTTTTGGTGCTGTTTCCATATATGTTTTTTATTGGTACGAATTATTCTTCGCTTCCTTTTGGTGCTACGACCGTATCTTCTCCTCCAACTTCCGGCTCTGGTGCCCTTCTTGAACGACGTGGCTTATCGTCTTCGCTGTATGATTCACCTCCCATTCCTCCGAGCTCGACGTCAAGTCCGAGACCCTTAAGGTTTGAAAGAAGTACGCTAAATGATGCAGGGGTGTTTGATGGCTTAATATTTTCTCCCTTTACAATAGAGTCAAAGGCTGCGGCACGACCAACGATATCGTCTGACTTAACAGTCAAAACTTCACGAAGGTTGTATGCGGCACCGTGACCAAGGAGTGCCCAGACTTCCATTTCTCCAAATCGCTGACCTCCTTGTTGAGCTTTACCTCCAAGTGGCTGTTGAGTGATGAGAGAGTATGGACCAATAGAACGCATATGGAGCTTGTCTTCAACCATATGGTGAAGTTTCAAGATGTACATCATTCCGATAGCAATCTTTTGTTCAAATGTCTGACCTGTTCGTCCATCGCGGAGTTCTACCTTTCCGTTTTCTGGGTATCCTGCTGCAACAAGTTCTTGTTTGATTTCAGCGTCAGTTGCTCCAGAGAATGGAGGAACAATAGCCTGATATCCAAGTGTGTGCGCTGCAAGTCCAAGATGCATTTCCAAGATCTGTCCGAGGTTCATACGTGAAGGCACACCAAGTGGTGTAAGAATCACATCAATTGGAGTTCCATCTGGCATGTATGGCATGTCTTCTTCAGGAAGGATTGTTGAGATAACCCCCTTGTTTCCGTGTCGTCCAGCGAGCTTGTCTCCAACTTGGATGTTTCGAAGCTGTGCAATTTCAATATGAATTCTCTTGATGATTCCTGACTCGAGTCGGTCACCCTTTTCACGTGAGAAGACTTTGATA is a genomic window containing:
- a CDS encoding thioredoxin domain-containing protein, producing the protein MEPNNNSNMYGPQSGAQPQQYSQIPPQKKPILSIPVAILIGMALIAGAIIFKDIWFNKGNTVENDPLAQNNIEIKDVTEDDHILGDPNADVILIEYSDFECPYCKQYHPTLKRIIDEYGPSGKVAWVYRHFPLYKGNESNPPLHANAGKQAEASECVAEIGGNAAFWKFTDRLYEVTPGNNRFDMSTIGEIAAYAGVDKTTFQTCLDSGKYAEKVSEDYFAAIAAGAQGTPYTVLIKTRTGEPLVLDAGAVPYPNLKGIIDAFIAK
- a CDS encoding ATP-dependent DNA helicase encodes the protein MKAISTTTFDQAYARLNTEQRKAVDAIEGPVVVIAGPGTGKTQILAMRIANILLKTDTPPEAVLAIAFSESAVSSMRKRLLGIMGETAYKVSITTFHAFANAIIQEFPEAFPEFGEGSAAEETERLAIVEKALDSRKDAEDLRPHAAPYAHVRKILVAISSLKRENITPATLKQIIENQVVWYDAQPDKVHDKGAHKGKIKAAFAEYVEKIERNKALLAAYEGYEAGMRAEKLYDFDDMLVSANKALETHEYIKRVIQERYLYILVDEHQDTNAAQNQLIKHVADFHEAPNIFVVGDEKQAIYRFQGASIQNFMMLPEAYRDVKIISLAKNYRSKQHILDNAHTLIGETGMHHAIPRMKLEGSENIGSHVHIAHAVTESDEMHWVRGEILKIQETNADETIAIIVRDNSTAAAYAQFLQKESIYVKSTADSSFFEHVEGKRLATLLNAVRSPEEDTYLAEVLLYGLLPIELSDALKVLTSAKKEKRSISEILQERHGKAYGKFHEAVLAGREQPLVEALGSIFTACGVYESIVRVGMQSSLDLVLRVLVKEAQKTTIRNRGAMLADFVERLERMKTNEVRISVGESIDDFTLPGVYILTAHRSKGLEFDRVFIPSATESTWARGNRGSLFHIPQAGLISKSASLADGTLSDESAETLDELRLFYVAVTRARSSVYVSYHDVDMSGREATMYRGLLRIELRVGDAVIDIPKVENLPKGRMQEGRLEQVVLAVENAFIEQGLTVTALNNYIECPWKYVFMNALRVPFIQPAHLSFGTAMHAALEHWLRKKMKGEEVGSEGAYQAFLQALRREPISLADEERFKEEGRIALSEYTLTSELDPSSVIALEYSLKDIRMNVEGRYIELCGIIDRIERMGGELAVVDYKTGKHRSRNYVLGNTADSTGSMFRQLAFYKLLLSKDITHSDTPVTIGVIDFVQPDEKNRLSRVECVLTKEDVSKVEEEIRQTSQAILSGAYVGSRCGKKDCEHCSLADAIAQTTT
- the hisS gene encoding histidine--tRNA ligase, encoding MADISTESYKGVRDFYPEDWQRMQKIFAIIRSSVERYGYQEYNASPLESTELYLSKTSDEIVNEQTYTFIDRGDRSVTLRPEMTPTVSRMVAAKMKALSYPIRWYSIPNVFRYEKPQRGRLREHYQLNVDLFGMEGIEADTEIVQLASFILTSFGAKESDFVIKLNSRSLMNALFSDLGLTPDKQKSVIRLIDKIKKISKEDVQTELNSICDTSKQQEAIKQFIAGNIISTNEAVQNAKQELDSFIENLAKIGITNAEIDLTLARGFDYYTGIVFEVFDTDPKNNRSLFGGGRYDGLTTLFGEKALPAVGFGMGDVTLQDFLEARSITPKTEPAADIYICRAGISFEQASIVADDLRRTGIRVLVDLSTKKIGDQISKASKENIPYVLVIGENELQNKAFELKNLADGSVTTGSITEIVEQFNDRTV
- a CDS encoding ribonuclease H-like domain-containing protein, which gives rise to MRFVVFDLETKNIFSDVGTSDPTLLDLSIAGAYDSETDKYYTFLESELYKLWPMIEKADLLIGYNSDHFDIPLLNKYYPGDLYQIRSLDLLKEIRASLGRRIKLDQVAEGTLKEKKSGNGLEAVEWWRTGEIDKIREYCIKDVEITKKIYEYALKHNKLRFAEGGKVTSIPLDTSKWLEETSSPLTHTLPF